One segment of Mycoplasmopsis glycophila DNA contains the following:
- a CDS encoding TatD family hydrolase — protein MGKKRNKFIDAHCHLSLEFYKNEAIIDEIILAAEHNRIDFFIVNGGHEQENHYVKELAKKYDIIKPCVGFHPEDKVQGNEGEKLEKLIDSSVVAVGEIGLEYFYDWGSTREQQLNSVKSQIAIAKKYDLPAVVHLRDKENCYQAYEDFYQIMQENKDLRVMLHTFAGNKEWAQKFMEFKNLYFSFSGVATFGSAETTREVIKEIPLNRILVETDSPFLRVHPYTGETNEPNTVLYVYYYVAGLKGIGMEKFVDRVNRNVRELFRIS, from the coding sequence ATGGGAAAAAAGAGAAATAAATTTATTGATGCACACTGTCATTTAAGTTTGGAATTTTATAAAAATGAAGCAATTATTGACGAAATCATTTTAGCTGCAGAACACAATAGAATAGATTTTTTTATAGTGAATGGTGGGCACGAACAAGAAAATCACTATGTTAAAGAGTTAGCGAAGAAATATGATATTATCAAACCTTGTGTTGGGTTCCATCCAGAAGATAAAGTGCAAGGAAATGAAGGAGAAAAACTAGAAAAATTAATTGACTCTTCAGTTGTTGCGGTTGGAGAAATTGGATTAGAATACTTTTATGATTGAGGTTCAACACGTGAGCAACAACTAAATAGTGTTAAAAGTCAAATTGCTATTGCTAAAAAATACGATTTACCTGCTGTTGTCCATTTAAGAGACAAAGAAAATTGCTATCAAGCATATGAAGATTTTTATCAAATAATGCAAGAAAATAAAGATTTAAGAGTTATGCTTCACACTTTTGCTGGAAATAAAGAATGAGCACAAAAATTTATGGAATTTAAAAATTTATATTTCTCTTTTAGTGGTGTAGCTACATTTGGAAGTGCAGAAACCACAAGAGAAGTTATTAAAGAAATTCCTTTAAATAGAATTTTAGTGGAAACAGATTCTCCATTTTTAAGAGTGCATCCATACACTGGTGAAACAAACGAACCTAATACGGTTTTATACGTTTATTACTATGTAGCAGGTCTAAAAGGCATTGGTATGGAAAAATTTGTTGATAGAGTTAACCGTAATGTTCGTGAATTATTTAGGATTTCATAA
- a CDS encoding DUF2130 domain-containing protein, with the protein MKKIKIKLKNIENYEFEILESAEKGDYFSLKDWDVSDQASIIDYLSNARDDFGQNIKKQFNAEIKNNPYVVNLEKDHFSEIKDKESKIKELENIINSIKKETELEFKNKLSEAQLKWQEEKNKEIEKIKNESHSKIESMTAELNKKEQKIQSAELEKETIKVKQQAEYNDKLLNEKQKWQEEKNKEIQILIEQKNKEIKDKEEQLIKVEKERDEHKNKYLGFIERKSQGGTKTWGNDFEDDVFGILQETFGHLEDVEYHKTTKPINGQMPDFEVVFYDRNNSLEIGRIVIECKSLENQESSMKNEKFFPKLEQDRIRHKANFAILVTEVEPNSDFFIVNPRDYKNLYMIRPGVLAHLLKLFYLMAKKQNEEEKKLQTYKIKTEEKEKILKEFDNFKTKLLDTHLKNIKNNIKDIEDYLSKIIKAAEDAKDSARKIQNTHFENAYNLVEKFDIRKKVITPLIENGHFDDPSNIASLEEQDSNLLEIKNNEQ; encoded by the coding sequence ATGAAAAAAATTAAAATCAAATTAAAAAACATTGAAAATTACGAATTTGAAATTTTAGAAAGCGCAGAAAAAGGTGATTATTTTTCACTCAAAGATTGAGATGTTTCTGATCAAGCGTCGATAATTGATTATTTATCAAATGCTAGAGATGATTTTGGACAAAACATTAAAAAACAGTTTAATGCAGAAATTAAAAATAACCCTTATGTTGTTAATTTGGAAAAAGATCATTTCAGTGAAATTAAAGACAAAGAAAGCAAAATAAAGGAACTTGAAAATATAATTAATTCAATTAAAAAAGAAACAGAATTAGAATTTAAAAATAAACTTTCAGAAGCACAATTAAAATGACAAGAAGAGAAAAATAAAGAAATTGAAAAAATTAAAAACGAATCTCATTCAAAAATAGAATCAATGACAGCAGAGCTTAACAAAAAAGAGCAAAAAATTCAATCTGCAGAGCTAGAAAAAGAAACAATCAAAGTAAAACAACAAGCTGAATACAATGACAAATTACTTAATGAAAAACAAAAATGACAAGAAGAGAAAAATAAAGAAATTCAAATCCTTATAGAACAAAAAAATAAAGAAATAAAAGATAAAGAAGAACAATTAATAAAAGTAGAAAAAGAAAGAGATGAACATAAAAATAAATATCTTGGATTTATTGAAAGAAAATCTCAAGGTGGAACAAAAACATGAGGAAATGATTTTGAGGATGATGTTTTTGGTATTCTTCAAGAAACGTTTGGACATTTAGAAGATGTTGAATATCACAAGACAACAAAACCAATAAATGGACAAATGCCCGATTTTGAAGTTGTATTTTATGATCGTAACAATAGCCTAGAGATTGGAAGAATTGTAATTGAATGTAAATCTTTAGAAAATCAAGAAAGCTCAATGAAAAATGAGAAATTTTTCCCAAAACTCGAACAAGACAGAATTAGACACAAAGCAAATTTTGCCATTCTCGTAACTGAAGTTGAACCAAATAGCGACTTTTTTATAGTTAATCCGAGAGATTACAAAAACCTTTATATGATTCGGCCAGGTGTTCTTGCACACTTATTAAAACTATTTTATTTAATGGCTAAAAAACAAAACGAAGAAGAAAAGAAATTACAAACATACAAAATCAAAACAGAAGAAAAAGAAAAGATTTTAAAAGAATTTGATAATTTTAAAACAAAATTATTAGACACACACCTTAAGAACATTAAAAATAACATTAAAGATATTGAAGATTATTTAAGCAAAATAATTAAAGCTGCTGAAGATGCAAAAGATAGCGCAAGAAAAATACAAAATACCCACTTTGAAAACGCTTATAACTTAGTTGAAAAATTTGATATTAGAAAAAAAGTAATTACACCACTTATTGAAAATGGACATTTTGATGATCCAAGTAATATTGCAAGCCTTGAAGAACAAGATTCTAATCTTTTGGAGATAAAAAATAATGAACAATAA
- the fusA gene encoding elongation factor G has protein sequence MARDYELKDYRNIGIMAHIDAGKTTTTERILFHTGKIHKIGETHDGASQMDWMAQEQERGITITSAATTAFWKGKRINIIDTPGHVDFTVEVERSLRVLDGAVAVLDAQSGVEPQTETVWRQATNYKVPRIVYVNKMDKAGADFAASVASVKQRLGGNAVAIQWPIGAESDFKGIIDLVTRQAFTYNGEAQEEEFPTEIPADLVDIVEIKRQELLEAVANFDEELMMVVLEGGDIDEATFKAAIRKATLTSEFFPVVCGTSFKNKGVKKMIDAVVDYLPSPIDVPAIKAYLGDQEVSVQATDDGAFAALAFKVMTDPFVGSLTFFRVYRGVLEKGSYVYNSTKEQKERIGRILQMHANSRVEIDECRAGDIAAAVGLKFTTTGDTLIAEKSEPIVLEKMVFPEPVISQALEPESKAATEKLSLGLQKLAAEDPTFRTYTDDETGQTIIAGMGELHLDIIVDRLKREFGVQAKVGAPQVSYRETITKTADVEGKHIKQSGGKGQYGHVWIKFEPNPDGGFEFVDKIVGGKIPKEYIKSIQKGLEEKMAAGILAGYPMIDVRATLFDGSYHDVDSSEMAYKIAASKALTKAKDQIGTVLLEPIMDVAVVVPSDHMGDVIGDLSRRRGLVNDQEQRNDGAVIVRAHVPLSEMFGYSTELRSMTSGRGTYQMQFDHYEKTPKNIADEIIKRRNIQSKDEE, from the coding sequence ATGGCAAGAGATTACGAATTAAAAGATTACCGTAACATCGGTATTATGGCTCACATTGATGCTGGAAAAACTACAACTACAGAAAGAATTTTATTCCACACAGGAAAAATTCACAAAATTGGAGAAACACACGATGGTGCTTCTCAAATGGACTGAATGGCTCAAGAGCAAGAAAGAGGTATTACAATTACTTCTGCTGCTACAACAGCATTCTGAAAAGGAAAAAGAATTAACATTATCGATACCCCAGGACACGTTGACTTCACAGTTGAGGTTGAGCGTTCACTTCGTGTATTAGATGGTGCTGTTGCTGTTTTAGATGCTCAATCAGGAGTTGAACCTCAAACAGAAACAGTTTGAAGACAAGCAACAAACTATAAAGTTCCACGTATCGTTTACGTTAACAAAATGGATAAAGCAGGAGCTGACTTTGCTGCTTCTGTAGCATCAGTTAAACAACGTTTAGGTGGAAATGCAGTTGCTATCCAATGACCTATTGGTGCTGAATCAGATTTCAAAGGAATTATTGATCTTGTTACAAGACAAGCATTCACATACAATGGAGAAGCTCAAGAAGAAGAGTTTCCAACAGAAATTCCTGCTGATTTAGTTGATATTGTTGAAATCAAACGTCAAGAATTACTTGAAGCAGTAGCTAACTTTGACGAAGAACTTATGATGGTTGTTTTAGAAGGTGGAGACATTGATGAAGCAACATTTAAAGCAGCTATTAGAAAAGCAACTTTAACATCAGAATTCTTCCCAGTTGTTTGTGGAACTTCATTCAAAAACAAAGGTGTTAAAAAGATGATCGACGCAGTTGTTGACTATCTTCCATCACCAATTGATGTTCCGGCAATTAAAGCATACTTAGGAGATCAAGAAGTTTCAGTACAAGCAACAGATGATGGTGCTTTCGCTGCACTTGCTTTCAAAGTTATGACTGACCCATTCGTTGGATCATTAACATTCTTCCGTGTATACCGTGGAGTATTAGAAAAAGGAAGCTACGTATATAACTCAACAAAAGAACAAAAAGAACGTATTGGACGTATTCTTCAAATGCACGCAAACAGCCGTGTAGAAATTGATGAATGTCGTGCTGGAGATATTGCTGCTGCTGTTGGACTTAAATTCACAACAACAGGAGATACATTAATCGCCGAAAAATCTGAACCAATTGTTTTAGAAAAAATGGTTTTCCCAGAACCTGTTATTTCTCAAGCTCTTGAACCAGAATCAAAAGCTGCAACAGAAAAACTTTCATTAGGACTTCAAAAACTTGCAGCTGAAGATCCTACATTTAGAACATACACAGATGACGAAACAGGGCAAACAATTATTGCCGGAATGGGTGAATTACACCTTGACATTATTGTTGACCGTCTTAAAAGAGAATTTGGTGTTCAAGCTAAAGTTGGAGCACCTCAAGTTTCATACCGTGAAACAATTACAAAAACAGCTGATGTAGAAGGAAAACACATCAAACAATCTGGAGGTAAAGGACAATACGGACACGTATGAATTAAGTTCGAACCAAACCCAGATGGTGGATTTGAATTTGTTGATAAAATTGTTGGTGGAAAAATTCCTAAAGAATACATTAAATCAATTCAAAAAGGACTTGAAGAAAAAATGGCAGCAGGGATTCTTGCTGGATACCCAATGATTGATGTTAGAGCTACATTATTCGATGGATCATACCACGACGTCGATTCATCAGAAATGGCTTATAAAATAGCTGCTTCTAAAGCTCTTACAAAAGCTAAAGATCAAATCGGAACAGTTCTTCTTGAACCTATTATGGATGTTGCTGTTGTTGTTCCATCAGACCACATGGGAGATGTTATTGGAGACTTATCACGTCGTAGAGGACTTGTTAACGATCAAGAACAAAGAAACGATGGAGCTGTTATCGTTAGAGCACACGTTCCTCTTTCAGAAATGTTCGGTTACTCAACAGAACTTAGATCTATGACAAGTGGACGTGGAACATACCAAATGCAATTCGATCACTACGAAAAAACTCCTAAAAACATTGCTGATGAAATCATCAAACGTAGAAATATCCAATCAAAAGACGAAGAATAA
- the rpsG gene encoding 30S ribosomal protein S7, producing MSRKKQAPIREVLADPVFNSVIVTKLINQIMLDGKKSIAQDILYSAFEIVKEKTGREPMEVFLEAVENITPQLEIRTRRIGGTNYQVPTEVPARRKQTLALRWLVQYSRLRNEKTMDVRLANEIIDASNKTGGAIKKREDTHKMAEANRAFAHFRW from the coding sequence ATGTCAAGAAAAAAACAAGCCCCTATCCGTGAAGTACTTGCTGATCCAGTTTTTAACTCAGTTATTGTTACAAAATTAATCAACCAAATTATGCTTGACGGAAAAAAATCAATAGCTCAAGATATTTTATATTCAGCTTTTGAAATTGTTAAAGAAAAAACAGGAAGAGAACCAATGGAAGTTTTCTTAGAAGCTGTTGAAAACATTACACCACAATTAGAAATTCGTACAAGAAGAATTGGTGGAACAAACTACCAAGTACCTACAGAAGTACCTGCTCGTAGAAAACAAACTTTAGCTCTTAGATGATTAGTTCAATACTCACGTTTAAGAAACGAAAAAACAATGGACGTGCGTTTAGCTAACGAAATTATTGATGCATCAAACAAAACAGGTGGAGCTATCAAAAAACGTGAAGATACACACAAAATGGCTGAAGCTAACCGTGCTTTTGCTCACTTCAGATGATAA
- a CDS encoding UU173 family protein — MNNNEHQIKWSNFKKIFDKNPVLIFETNESLLEKIPKTFDFDSEDEIDEDEQQEEVFSEEEIETLIEKNLWKEAEFNAKSYEEISHNFDWFDIDDQKNTAEFEEKYIVVKANAFNKYKLKAIEFYLNKNKINPSKVKYISIKNNLEARIALTKEMLSNIDVDVIINPCFETKIQYKDKTLVFQLNNSIYDKKAKKIIDINYRSTTLVTDNYKCLYTYLCLKKNEETKDLLEDYSVIIIDPLVKTNKNFLKNEIIFYEAFASVYNENKTTSKSEELSVLKKILIDSGLIALYDVATNTFDTKNSKFTFFNTVKYNNALNWKNTWPKGESTIKYQQFDSLFQMQEGYAKNNGYIFETPLEIIDFYPSFEYFYEYLNKTIDEFKDKKLNREALKYFCFSSGDFKNNSKKFALDIHKHKEWFEERAFDYKFLNKKYEDEAKTNDRDKYSSKYAGIRLPKYILKDPELKNALLNYLVGEDYAKLSGNYYNLGQIIGKDFIDFKNKKFFETDDYFNFNIANFIRKLHIKDARVVWYDYEGFSELFPIMDHLNPYNQIINQVSVIVTKNGQEEKCVNIVKDTKNIKLQDLCEMIEEIYSNKADYFVVFNKNYENTRNKEILEFVRKSLNDLTLDNVNHDVKERAKEFANWFFTKYSGIEDFAEIINHINNNTIDLADCFATKDIKKVAQIMNFNQDKIDEYYLFAAKDGKIINEDTKGEDFVKKNSATFQKMMISIKFLKYFFSIKKIEKYITENKIILRNMIKPYSSLKEVQKGTDAMEKAIQRYLGSIGDNLWNDVFVPNLKIYCENDVRAMMMVYDFVIELIKSAHPEIVEYEYKLKDENDWYIIENNKIKTIKL; from the coding sequence ATGAACAATAATGAGCATCAAATTAAATGAAGTAACTTTAAAAAGATTTTTGATAAAAATCCAGTTTTAATTTTCGAGACTAACGAATCATTATTAGAAAAAATCCCTAAAACATTTGATTTTGATAGCGAAGATGAAATTGATGAAGATGAACAACAAGAAGAGGTTTTTTCAGAAGAAGAAATTGAAACTTTAATTGAAAAAAATCTTTGAAAAGAAGCGGAATTCAATGCTAAAAGCTATGAAGAAATTAGTCACAATTTTGACTGATTTGACATTGATGATCAAAAAAATACCGCTGAATTTGAAGAAAAATACATAGTAGTTAAAGCAAATGCTTTTAATAAATACAAACTTAAAGCGATTGAGTTTTATCTAAACAAAAATAAAATAAATCCATCAAAAGTTAAATATATTAGTATTAAAAATAATTTAGAAGCTAGAATTGCGCTCACAAAAGAGATGCTTTCGAATATTGATGTTGATGTTATTATCAACCCTTGTTTTGAAACAAAAATCCAGTATAAAGATAAAACGCTAGTTTTCCAACTTAATAACAGTATTTACGACAAAAAAGCAAAAAAAATTATTGATATTAACTATAGAAGTACAACTTTGGTCACTGATAATTACAAATGTCTTTACACATATCTTTGTCTTAAAAAAAATGAAGAAACTAAAGATCTTTTAGAAGATTATAGCGTGATAATTATTGACCCACTTGTCAAAACAAACAAGAATTTCTTAAAAAATGAAATTATATTTTATGAAGCTTTTGCATCGGTTTATAATGAAAACAAAACAACATCTAAAAGTGAAGAATTATCTGTTTTGAAAAAAATACTAATTGATTCTGGTTTAATTGCGCTTTACGATGTTGCTACAAATACTTTTGATACTAAAAATAGCAAGTTTACGTTTTTTAACACAGTTAAATATAACAATGCTTTAAATTGAAAAAACACTTGACCTAAAGGTGAATCTACAATTAAGTACCAACAATTTGATAGTTTATTTCAAATGCAAGAAGGATATGCCAAAAACAATGGATACATCTTTGAAACACCTTTAGAAATTATTGATTTTTACCCTAGTTTTGAATATTTCTATGAATATTTAAATAAAACAATAGACGAATTTAAAGATAAAAAACTAAATAGAGAAGCACTTAAATACTTTTGTTTTTCAAGCGGAGATTTTAAAAATAATTCAAAAAAATTTGCACTTGATATTCATAAACACAAAGAATGGTTTGAAGAACGAGCTTTTGATTATAAGTTCTTAAATAAAAAATATGAAGATGAAGCTAAAACTAACGATCGAGATAAATATAGTAGCAAATATGCTGGTATTAGACTCCCTAAATATATCTTGAAAGATCCTGAACTTAAAAATGCTTTACTTAATTATTTGGTTGGCGAAGACTATGCTAAACTTTCTGGAAATTACTACAATTTAGGACAAATTATTGGAAAAGACTTTATTGATTTCAAAAACAAAAAATTCTTTGAAACGGATGATTATTTTAACTTTAATATCGCTAATTTTATTAGAAAATTACATATCAAAGACGCTAGGGTTGTTTGATATGATTATGAGGGTTTTTCAGAGTTATTCCCTATTATGGATCATTTAAATCCTTATAACCAAATAATAAATCAAGTTTCTGTCATAGTCACAAAAAATGGACAAGAAGAAAAGTGTGTGAATATTGTTAAAGACACAAAAAACATCAAATTACAAGATCTTTGTGAAATGATTGAAGAAATATATTCAAATAAAGCTGATTATTTTGTGGTTTTCAATAAAAATTACGAAAATACTAGAAATAAAGAAATTTTAGAATTTGTTAGAAAATCACTCAACGATTTAACATTAGATAATGTAAATCATGATGTAAAAGAAAGAGCGAAAGAGTTTGCTAATTGATTTTTTACTAAATATAGTGGAATTGAAGATTTTGCAGAGATTATCAACCACATAAATAACAACACAATAGATTTAGCTGATTGTTTTGCAACAAAAGATATTAAAAAAGTTGCACAAATAATGAATTTTAATCAAGACAAAATTGATGAATATTACTTATTTGCAGCTAAAGATGGAAAAATAATTAATGAGGATACAAAAGGAGAAGATTTTGTTAAAAAAAATTCAGCTACATTCCAAAAAATGATGATTAGCATCAAATTTTTAAAATATTTCTTTTCAATTAAAAAGATAGAAAAATATATAACAGAAAACAAAATTATTTTAAGAAATATGATCAAACCTTATTCATCACTAAAAGAAGTTCAAAAAGGAACTGATGCAATGGAAAAAGCAATCCAAAGATATTTGGGTTCAATTGGGGACAATTTATGAAATGATGTTTTTGTGCCAAATTTAAAAATTTATTGTGAAAACGATGTTCGTGCAATGATGATGGTTTATGATTTTGTGATTGAGTTAATTAAATCTGCTCATCCTGAAATTGTTGAGTATGAATATAAGCTCAAAGATGAAAACGACTGATATATAATTGAAAATAACAAAATTAAGACGATAAAACTATAA
- the mnmE gene encoding tRNA uridine-5-carboxymethylaminomethyl(34) synthesis GTPase MnmE: MYDTIAAISSGMHINQPISIVRICGPDAQEIIKKIYKGKIGKDHEITYGHIYDNDEFVDEVLVMWFTGKEKEGKIIYNNFVGEPIIEINCHGGIVVTNKILELLLNNGARLAEKGEFTRRAFLNGKMDLVKAEAIHDLIFAKTSKQAAASVNRFKGKTSNLIDKFLYDLAYLIGVCEVNIDYPEYEDIEKIETKTMLEKIKKMIAELKTIVKVSEDSKYIFEGVKVAILGKPNVGKSSILNALLAEDKAIVTDIAGTTRDLVEASYQIDGMLFKLIDTAGLRKTEEKIEQIGIQKSLAQIEEADLVIHVIDPSQNEDEFDQIIENETKNKGKFYIKVQNKKDLGFENRDQLVHISAKNNDIKELEDALVQNFKNIDIMDERIFNNTRQLSLIKDALRSMQEAENALEYDQTFDLIMIDLYNAWDSLQNIKGNVNREDLLDIMFSNFCLGK; encoded by the coding sequence GTAAAGACCACGAAATTACTTACGGACACATTTATGACAACGATGAATTTGTTGATGAAGTTTTAGTAATGTGATTTACTGGAAAAGAAAAGGAAGGAAAAATAATTTACAACAACTTTGTTGGCGAACCAATTATCGAGATAAATTGTCACGGCGGAATTGTTGTAACAAACAAAATATTAGAACTTCTCTTAAATAATGGAGCAAGACTAGCTGAAAAGGGTGAATTTACAAGAAGAGCCTTTTTAAATGGAAAAATGGATCTAGTTAAAGCGGAAGCAATACACGATTTGATTTTCGCAAAAACTTCAAAACAAGCAGCAGCATCTGTTAATCGTTTTAAAGGTAAAACAAGCAACTTAATTGATAAATTTTTATACGATTTAGCCTACCTTATAGGTGTTTGTGAAGTTAATATTGATTATCCAGAATATGAAGATATTGAAAAAATTGAAACTAAAACAATGTTAGAAAAAATCAAAAAAATGATTGCAGAGTTAAAAACAATTGTGAAAGTTTCAGAAGATTCAAAATATATTTTTGAAGGGGTAAAGGTCGCAATTTTAGGTAAACCAAATGTTGGTAAAAGCAGTATTTTAAATGCTTTATTAGCAGAAGATAAAGCTATTGTGACAGATATAGCAGGAACTACAAGAGATTTAGTTGAAGCTTCATATCAAATCGATGGGATGCTTTTTAAATTAATTGATACTGCAGGCCTTCGTAAAACAGAAGAAAAAATCGAACAAATCGGAATTCAAAAATCATTAGCTCAAATTGAAGAAGCTGATCTTGTAATACACGTAATTGATCCGTCACAAAACGAAGATGAGTTTGATCAAATTATTGAAAATGAAACTAAAAATAAAGGTAAATTCTACATTAAGGTGCAAAACAAAAAAGATTTAGGATTTGAAAATCGTGATCAATTAGTTCATATTTCAGCGAAAAATAATGATATTAAAGAGCTTGAAGATGCATTGGTTCAAAACTTTAAAAATATTGATATTATGGACGAAAGAATTTTTAACAACACAAGACAATTATCTTTAATCAAAGATGCTTTAAGATCAATGCAAGAAGCTGAAAATGCACTTGAATACGATCAAACTTTTGATCTTATTATGATTGATCTTTATAATGCTTGAGATTCACTTCAAAATATTAAAGGAAATGTAAATAGAGAGGATTTATTAGACATCATGTTTAGTAACTTTTGTTTAGGTAAATAA
- the rpsL gene encoding 30S ribosomal protein S12, which produces MPTTNQLVTNGRSSKIKKQNAPALNLSYNSLIKKAKKMASPFKRGVCTRVATMTPKKPNSALRKYARVKLSNGMEVTAYIPGEGHNLQEHSVVLIRGGRVKDLPGVRYHIVRGTQDAAGVAKRNQGRSLYGTKKAKQ; this is translated from the coding sequence ATGCCTACAACAAACCAATTAGTTACTAATGGTCGTAGTTCAAAAATTAAGAAACAAAATGCACCTGCATTGAACCTTAGCTACAACTCATTAATTAAAAAAGCTAAAAAAATGGCTTCACCATTTAAACGTGGAGTATGTACTCGTGTTGCAACAATGACACCTAAAAAACCTAACTCAGCGTTACGTAAATATGCCCGTGTTAAATTATCAAACGGAATGGAAGTTACAGCTTACATCCCAGGTGAAGGACACAACTTACAAGAACACTCTGTTGTTTTAATCCGTGGAGGACGTGTTAAAGACTTACCAGGGGTTAGATACCACATCGTTCGTGGAACACAAGATGCAGCAGGAGTTGCAAAACGTAACCAAGGACGTAGTTTATACGGAACAAAAAAAGCTAAACAATAA
- the rsmA gene encoding 16S rRNA (adenine(1518)-N(6)/adenine(1519)-N(6))-dimethyltransferase RsmA: MIKKEKFAKKEYGQNFLHDKNFIKKIVNVFDFENHDVLEIGPGRGALTKELVKKAKKVIAYEIDQDMVNVLNQEILADNFVLNHEDFLKSNLKEINKNTYVIANIPYYITTDILFKLFENRDKFKCLLLMVQKEVAQRVVAKPNQKDYSKLSLSSQYLADCKIEFIVPSGAFVPAPKVDSAILSLVFKNEDKTKDWDELKNFFKLCFLARRKKLSYALKTVYSQEKINSAYQKLGFTDNIRIQQLDLSQVIKLYENLK; encoded by the coding sequence ATGATTAAAAAAGAAAAATTTGCAAAAAAAGAATATGGTCAAAATTTCTTACATGACAAAAATTTTATTAAAAAAATAGTAAATGTTTTTGATTTTGAAAATCATGATGTTTTAGAAATAGGCCCTGGACGTGGAGCTCTAACTAAAGAGCTTGTCAAGAAAGCTAAAAAAGTTATTGCTTATGAAATCGACCAAGATATGGTTAATGTTTTAAATCAAGAAATATTAGCTGACAATTTTGTTTTAAATCATGAAGATTTTTTAAAAAGCAATCTCAAAGAAATCAATAAAAATACATACGTTATCGCAAACATTCCCTACTATATTACAACCGATATACTTTTTAAATTGTTTGAAAATAGAGATAAATTTAAATGTTTATTATTAATGGTTCAAAAAGAAGTTGCTCAAAGAGTGGTTGCTAAACCTAATCAAAAAGACTACTCAAAATTATCTTTAAGTTCTCAATATTTAGCTGATTGCAAAATTGAGTTTATTGTTCCATCAGGTGCGTTTGTGCCTGCTCCAAAGGTAGATTCAGCTATTTTATCTTTGGTTTTTAAAAACGAAGACAAAACAAAAGATTGAGATGAATTAAAAAACTTTTTTAAACTCTGTTTTTTAGCACGTAGAAAAAAACTTTCTTATGCACTTAAAACTGTTTATTCGCAAGAAAAAATTAATTCAGCTTACCAAAAACTTGGTTTTACAGATAATATTAGAATTCAACAACTTGATCTATCGCAAGTGATAAAACTTTATGAAAATTTAAAATAA